From Amycolatopsis sp. cg9, one genomic window encodes:
- a CDS encoding TVP38/TMEM64 family protein, with translation MSGRTKLICALAVLAVFAAAAVLLPIPGPAELRAWAATTGAATPLVLLVAYSLLTVAPIPRTVFNLAAGLLVGTAAGIAIGLVATTIAAALSFGLARLLGRDLVTRHLHRSAVRAVNDRLSDGGVLAITSLRLIPVVPFAPFSYLCGVSSVRPVPYLAGTLLGSVPGTVAVVVLGDALTGGTPPALLVCYGVFALAGAIGLVRVFRKRAPVPEPEPAGPAG, from the coding sequence GTGTCCGGCCGCACCAAGCTGATCTGCGCGCTCGCCGTGCTCGCCGTCTTCGCGGCGGCCGCGGTGCTGCTGCCGATCCCCGGTCCGGCCGAGCTGCGGGCCTGGGCGGCCACCACCGGTGCCGCCACGCCGCTCGTGCTGCTCGTCGCCTACTCGCTGCTCACCGTGGCGCCGATCCCGCGGACCGTGTTCAACCTCGCCGCCGGGCTGCTCGTGGGCACCGCGGCCGGGATCGCGATCGGGCTGGTCGCCACCACCATCGCGGCGGCGCTGTCCTTCGGGCTGGCCCGCCTGCTCGGGCGTGACCTCGTCACCCGCCACCTGCACCGATCCGCCGTCCGGGCCGTGAACGACCGGCTGTCCGACGGCGGTGTCCTCGCGATCACCTCGCTGCGGCTGATCCCGGTCGTCCCGTTCGCGCCGTTCAGCTACCTCTGCGGCGTGTCGTCCGTGCGGCCGGTCCCCTACCTGGCCGGTACGCTGCTGGGAAGCGTGCCCGGCACCGTCGCCGTGGTCGTCCTCGGCGACGCCCTGACCGGCGGAACGCCACCGGCGCTGCTCGTCTGTTACGGCGTGTTCGCGCTGGCCGGGGCGATCGGCCTGGTCCGGGTGTTCCGGAAACGGGCCCCGGTGCCCGAACCGGAGCCCGCCGGTCCGGCTGGCTGA